A part of Rhodamnia argentea isolate NSW1041297 chromosome 8, ASM2092103v1, whole genome shotgun sequence genomic DNA contains:
- the LOC115735411 gene encoding DNA repair protein RAD5A isoform X2: MGSKVTDELLSTVRSVVGADFSDMDIIRALHLANSDATGAINIIFDTPNFKTRERPQPRRNAGGATNRNSSSQSDGVISKRRPDEEGRRLDGLGGGAADRAVLREGVEDGRESSGAEDKWWFVGSGEVAGLSTCKGRRVKPGDKLTFTFPSKQSAASPSPGKFGKGRSAAACSEIVRFSTKEYGEIGRIPNEWARCLVPLVRDQKVKIEGWCKSAPEMLGIMDSILLSISVYINSSMFHEQKQASLKAASNVADESVVHPFPNLFRLLGLTPFKKAELTPNDMFPRKRPLESMLSSGLPIPLSQPNKSHNPCQNGDEAENEEPLSDSDVDRIVGVGDNLDLEEMDPPCTLHCELRPYQKQALHWMVQLEKGRCMDEAATTFHPCWEAYRLADKRDLVVYLNAFSGDATIEFPSMLQMARGGILADAMGLGKTIMTIALLLTHKEIGKSLASQNITQLLNEGAEISNSLEQSPNPSKRDNKFSGFNRLMKQRMLNGGCLIVCPMTLLGQWKAEIETHVQPGSLSVYVHYGQSRPKDAKLLAQSDIVVTTYGVLASEYSGENSGESGVLFSVRWFRVVLDEAHTIKSSKSQTSMAAAALVANCRWCLTGTPIQNSLEDIYSLLRFLRVEPWANWAWWNKLIQRPFEEGEERGLKLVQTILKPIMLRRTKFSTDREGRPILVLPPADVKIIYCELSEAEKDFYEALFKKSKVKFDQFVEQGRVLHNYASILELLLRLRQCCDHPFLVMSRGDTQEYADLNKLARHFLKGSLSNLDEGNSNAPSRAYVQEVVEELRKGEVGECPICLEAFEDAVLTVCAHRLCRECLLENYH, from the exons ATGGGGAGCAAGGTGACGGACGAGCTGTTGTCGACCGTCCGGTCCGTCGTCGGCGCAGATTTCTCGGACATGGACATAATCAGAGCCCTGCACCTGGCGAATAGTGACGCCACGGGGGCGATCAACATAATCTTCGACACGCCCAATTTCAAGACGAGAGAGAGGCCTCAGCCCCGGAGGAATGCCGGCGGGGCCACGAATCGCAACTCCAGCTCCCAGAGCGACGGCGTAATTTCCAAACGGAGGCCGGATGAAGAAGGTCGCAGGTTGGATGGTCTGGGCGGAGGTGCGGCGGATAGAGCGGTTTTGAGAGAGGGTGTTGAAGATGGCCGAGAATCATCAGGGGCAGAGGACAAGTGGTGGTTCGTCGGAAGCGGTGAAGTTGCTGGGCTCTCCACCTGCAAGGGGAGAAGAGTGAAGCCTGGAGATAAACTGACTTTTACATTTCCGTCGAAGCAGAGTGCTGCGTCGCCTTCGCCAGGGAAATTTGGAAAAGGACGGAGCGCTGCAGCTTGTTCAGAGATTGTGAGGTTTTCTACGAAAGAATATGGAGAG ATTGGTCGAATTCCGAATGAGTGGGCTCGGTGTCTTGTGCCGCTAGTGAGAGATCAGAAGGTGAAGATCGAGGGATGGTGCAAGTCTGCTCCGGAAATGTTGGGCATCATGGACTCGATTTTGTTATCAATAAG TGTATACATTAATAGTTCCATGTTCCACGAGCAAAAGCAGGCCTCACTCAAGGCAGCTAGTAATGTTGCTGATGAATCTGTGGTGCATCCATTCCCAAATCTGTTCCGATTGCTGGGCCTAACACCCTTCAAGAAG GCTGAGTTGACCCCCAATGATATGTTTCCAAGGAAACGGCCCTTAGAATCAATG CTGAGCTCTGGTCTTCCAATCCCTTTGTCACAACCTAATAAGTCTCATAATCCATGTCAAAATGGAGATGAAGCTGAAAATGAGGAGCCCTTATCGGATTCTGATGTTGACAGGATAGTTGGTGTTGGAGATAATCTTGATTTGGAG GAGATGGATCCTCCGTGTACGCTTCACTGTGAACTTCGTCCATATCAGAAGCAGGCTCTTCACTGGATGGTCCAACTGGAGAAGGGACGCTGCATGGATGAGGCAGCGACAACATTTCATCCTTGCTGGGAGGCATATCGTTTGGCAGACAA gagGGATCTTGTTGTTTATTTGAATGCGTTCTCAGGGGATGCTACGATAGAGTTCCCAAGCATGCTTCAAATGGCTCGAGGAGGA ATTCTGGCAGATGCTATGGGTCTTGGGAAGACCATCATGACTATAGCTCTCCTCCTCACTCATAAGGAAATAGGCAAATCTTTGGCCAGTCAGAACATAACTCAACTGCTAAATGAAGGTGCTGAAATTTCAAACTCATTAGAGCAGTCTCCAAATCCATCCAAGAGGGACAATAAGTTCTCGGGCTTCAACAGGTTGATGAAGCAGAGGATGTTGAATGGTGGCTGTCTGATTGTATGTCCAATGACTTTGCTAGGCCAGTGGAAG GCTGAGATTGAAACTCATGTACAGCCTGGGTCTCTGTCAGTGTATGTTCATTATGGACAAAGTCGACCAAAGGATGCAAAGCTCTTGGCACAAAGTGACATTGTAGTCACTACATATGGTGTTTTAGCCTCTGAATATTCTGGAGAG AATTCTGGGGAGAGTGGTGTGCTTTTCTCAGTTCGGTGGTTCAGAGTGGTTCTTGATGAGGCTCATACTATAAAATCCTCGAAGAGCCAAACTTCTATGGCTGCTGCTGCCTTAGTTGCCAATTGCCGGTGGTGTTTGACTGGTACACCGATTCAG AACAGTCTTGAGGACATCTACAGTCTTCTTCGGTTTCTGAGAGTGGAGCCTTGGGCCAACTGGGCATG GTGGAATAAACTCATCCAAAGACCCTTTGAGGAAGGGGAAGAGAGGGGGTTGAAACTGGTGCAAACAATCTTAAAGCCGATTATGCTGAGAAGAACAAAGTTCTCCACAGATAGAGAAGGACG GCCCATTCTAGTTCTTCCTCCAGCTGATGTTAAGATCATTTATTGTGAATTGAGCGAAGCTGAAAAGGACTTCTATGAagcactttttaaaaaatccaag GTCAAGTTTGATCAATTTGTTGAGCAAGGCCGGGTTCTTCACAATTATGCTTCAATATTGGAGTTACTTTTACGTCTTCGCCAATGTTGTGATCACCCATTTCTTGTGATGAG TCGAGGGGATACACAGGAATATGCTGACCTGAACAAGCTAGCGAGACATTTCTTAAAAGGAAGTTTGAGCAACCTGGATGAGGGGAACAGCAATGCACCATCGCGGGCTTATGTTCAAGAGGTCGTGGAAGAGCTCCGTAAGGGGGAAGTCGGAGAATGCCCGATATGTCTTGAAGCCTTTGAAGATGCAGTTCTAACAGTTTGTGCTCACCGCTTATGCCGAGAGTGTCTTTTG GAAAACTATCACTAG
- the LOC115735411 gene encoding DNA repair protein RAD5A isoform X1, which yields MGSKVTDELLSTVRSVVGADFSDMDIIRALHLANSDATGAINIIFDTPNFKTRERPQPRRNAGGATNRNSSSQSDGVISKRRPDEEGRRLDGLGGGAADRAVLREGVEDGRESSGAEDKWWFVGSGEVAGLSTCKGRRVKPGDKLTFTFPSKQSAASPSPGKFGKGRSAAACSEIVRFSTKEYGEIGRIPNEWARCLVPLVRDQKVKIEGWCKSAPEMLGIMDSILLSISVYINSSMFHEQKQASLKAASNVADESVVHPFPNLFRLLGLTPFKKAELTPNDMFPRKRPLESMLSSGLPIPLSQPNKSHNPCQNGDEAENEEPLSDSDVDRIVGVGDNLDLEEMDPPCTLHCELRPYQKQALHWMVQLEKGRCMDEAATTFHPCWEAYRLADKRDLVVYLNAFSGDATIEFPSMLQMARGGILADAMGLGKTIMTIALLLTHKEIGKSLASQNITQLLNEGAEISNSLEQSPNPSKRDNKFSGFNRLMKQRMLNGGCLIVCPMTLLGQWKAEIETHVQPGSLSVYVHYGQSRPKDAKLLAQSDIVVTTYGVLASEYSGENSGESGVLFSVRWFRVVLDEAHTIKSSKSQTSMAAAALVANCRWCLTGTPIQNSLEDIYSLLRFLRVEPWANWAWWNKLIQRPFEEGEERGLKLVQTILKPIMLRRTKFSTDREGRPILVLPPADVKIIYCELSEAEKDFYEALFKKSKVKFDQFVEQGRVLHNYASILELLLRLRQCCDHPFLVMSRGDTQEYADLNKLARHFLKGSLSNLDEGNSNAPSRAYVQEVVEELRKGEVGECPICLEAFEDAVLTVCAHRLCRECLLASWRNSNSGLCPVCRKTITRQDLITAPTESRFQVDIEKNWVESSKVSALLHELENLRSSGSKSIVFSQWTAFLDLLQIPLCRNKIPFVRLDGSLSQQQRENVIKRFSEDNDILVLLMSLKAGGVGVNLIAASNAFVLDPWWNPAVEEQAVMRIHRIGQTKSVMIKRFIVKGTVEERMEAVQARKQRIISGALTDQEVRTARIEELKMLFT from the exons ATGGGGAGCAAGGTGACGGACGAGCTGTTGTCGACCGTCCGGTCCGTCGTCGGCGCAGATTTCTCGGACATGGACATAATCAGAGCCCTGCACCTGGCGAATAGTGACGCCACGGGGGCGATCAACATAATCTTCGACACGCCCAATTTCAAGACGAGAGAGAGGCCTCAGCCCCGGAGGAATGCCGGCGGGGCCACGAATCGCAACTCCAGCTCCCAGAGCGACGGCGTAATTTCCAAACGGAGGCCGGATGAAGAAGGTCGCAGGTTGGATGGTCTGGGCGGAGGTGCGGCGGATAGAGCGGTTTTGAGAGAGGGTGTTGAAGATGGCCGAGAATCATCAGGGGCAGAGGACAAGTGGTGGTTCGTCGGAAGCGGTGAAGTTGCTGGGCTCTCCACCTGCAAGGGGAGAAGAGTGAAGCCTGGAGATAAACTGACTTTTACATTTCCGTCGAAGCAGAGTGCTGCGTCGCCTTCGCCAGGGAAATTTGGAAAAGGACGGAGCGCTGCAGCTTGTTCAGAGATTGTGAGGTTTTCTACGAAAGAATATGGAGAG ATTGGTCGAATTCCGAATGAGTGGGCTCGGTGTCTTGTGCCGCTAGTGAGAGATCAGAAGGTGAAGATCGAGGGATGGTGCAAGTCTGCTCCGGAAATGTTGGGCATCATGGACTCGATTTTGTTATCAATAAG TGTATACATTAATAGTTCCATGTTCCACGAGCAAAAGCAGGCCTCACTCAAGGCAGCTAGTAATGTTGCTGATGAATCTGTGGTGCATCCATTCCCAAATCTGTTCCGATTGCTGGGCCTAACACCCTTCAAGAAG GCTGAGTTGACCCCCAATGATATGTTTCCAAGGAAACGGCCCTTAGAATCAATG CTGAGCTCTGGTCTTCCAATCCCTTTGTCACAACCTAATAAGTCTCATAATCCATGTCAAAATGGAGATGAAGCTGAAAATGAGGAGCCCTTATCGGATTCTGATGTTGACAGGATAGTTGGTGTTGGAGATAATCTTGATTTGGAG GAGATGGATCCTCCGTGTACGCTTCACTGTGAACTTCGTCCATATCAGAAGCAGGCTCTTCACTGGATGGTCCAACTGGAGAAGGGACGCTGCATGGATGAGGCAGCGACAACATTTCATCCTTGCTGGGAGGCATATCGTTTGGCAGACAA gagGGATCTTGTTGTTTATTTGAATGCGTTCTCAGGGGATGCTACGATAGAGTTCCCAAGCATGCTTCAAATGGCTCGAGGAGGA ATTCTGGCAGATGCTATGGGTCTTGGGAAGACCATCATGACTATAGCTCTCCTCCTCACTCATAAGGAAATAGGCAAATCTTTGGCCAGTCAGAACATAACTCAACTGCTAAATGAAGGTGCTGAAATTTCAAACTCATTAGAGCAGTCTCCAAATCCATCCAAGAGGGACAATAAGTTCTCGGGCTTCAACAGGTTGATGAAGCAGAGGATGTTGAATGGTGGCTGTCTGATTGTATGTCCAATGACTTTGCTAGGCCAGTGGAAG GCTGAGATTGAAACTCATGTACAGCCTGGGTCTCTGTCAGTGTATGTTCATTATGGACAAAGTCGACCAAAGGATGCAAAGCTCTTGGCACAAAGTGACATTGTAGTCACTACATATGGTGTTTTAGCCTCTGAATATTCTGGAGAG AATTCTGGGGAGAGTGGTGTGCTTTTCTCAGTTCGGTGGTTCAGAGTGGTTCTTGATGAGGCTCATACTATAAAATCCTCGAAGAGCCAAACTTCTATGGCTGCTGCTGCCTTAGTTGCCAATTGCCGGTGGTGTTTGACTGGTACACCGATTCAG AACAGTCTTGAGGACATCTACAGTCTTCTTCGGTTTCTGAGAGTGGAGCCTTGGGCCAACTGGGCATG GTGGAATAAACTCATCCAAAGACCCTTTGAGGAAGGGGAAGAGAGGGGGTTGAAACTGGTGCAAACAATCTTAAAGCCGATTATGCTGAGAAGAACAAAGTTCTCCACAGATAGAGAAGGACG GCCCATTCTAGTTCTTCCTCCAGCTGATGTTAAGATCATTTATTGTGAATTGAGCGAAGCTGAAAAGGACTTCTATGAagcactttttaaaaaatccaag GTCAAGTTTGATCAATTTGTTGAGCAAGGCCGGGTTCTTCACAATTATGCTTCAATATTGGAGTTACTTTTACGTCTTCGCCAATGTTGTGATCACCCATTTCTTGTGATGAG TCGAGGGGATACACAGGAATATGCTGACCTGAACAAGCTAGCGAGACATTTCTTAAAAGGAAGTTTGAGCAACCTGGATGAGGGGAACAGCAATGCACCATCGCGGGCTTATGTTCAAGAGGTCGTGGAAGAGCTCCGTAAGGGGGAAGTCGGAGAATGCCCGATATGTCTTGAAGCCTTTGAAGATGCAGTTCTAACAGTTTGTGCTCACCGCTTATGCCGAGAGTGTCTTTTGGCAAGTTGGCGTAATTCAAATTCTGGTTTATGTCCTGTTTGTAG GAAAACTATCACTAGACAAGATTTGATCACGGCACCAACTGAAAGTCGTTTCCAGGTTGACATTGAGAAAAACTGGGTTGAATCATCCAAAGTTTCTGCTCTCTTGCATGAACTTGAGAACCTTCGGTCTTCAGGTTCAAAGAGCATTGTTTTCAGCCAATGGACTGCCTTTTTGGACCTTTTGCAGATTCCTCTTTGTCG aaataAGATTCCATTTGTTCGTCTGGATGGGTCTCTCAGTCAGCAACAGCGTGAAAATGTGATTAAACGGTTTTCAGAGGACAATGATATTCTG GTCTTACTGATGTCACTGAAGGCTGGGGGGGTGGGAGTAAATTTGATAGCTGCTTCCAATGCTTTCGTCCTG GATCCATGGTGGAATCCAGCAGTGGAGGAACAAGCTGTCATGCGCATTCATCGCATTGGGCAAACAAAAAGTGTGATGATCAAACGGTTCATTGTGAAG GGAACAGTCGAGGAGAGGATGGAAGCAGTGCAAGCACGTAAACAGCGAATTATATCCGGTGCTTTGACAGATCAAGAAGTTCGCACAGCACGTATAGAGGAGCTGAAGATGCTTTTCACGTAG
- the LOC115735413 gene encoding uncharacterized protein C227.17c codes for MASANDEPSSVPRRRLSCTTCFDALWFCYSPVHQMQQYYRLGVLDNCSGKWSALVDCLTLKTKRASEVQEILENREKAQHHIWTFRTPQEASSHWKGLFGHLDKPE; via the exons ATGGCGTCGGCGAACGACGAACCCTCCTCCGTCCCTCGGCGGCGCTTGTCGTGCACCACCTGCTTCGACGCTCTTTGGTTCTGCtact CTCCAGTTCATCAGATGCAGCAATACTACCGGCTGGGGGTTCTCGACAACTGCTCCGGAAAATGGAGTGCCCTCGTCGATTGCTTAACTCTCAAGACCAAACGAGCTTCCGAAGTTCAG GAAATCCTGGAAAATCGCGAGAAAGCTCAGCATCATATCTGGACTTTCCGGACACCACAGGAAGCTTCTTCTCACTGGAAAGGGTTGTTTGGACATCTGGATAAGCCGGAGTGA